A single genomic interval of Rubripirellula reticaptiva harbors:
- a CDS encoding DUF4129 domain-containing protein, producing the protein MSASAKPLPAKTTSDYAAIAVAPILIFVMISSLANFLMLVLYHGGHPGRVSWTLLMFTMGAVGIARVAIEKDRMYSLGYAGILGLVTFASMLKFVDSPIFSAAILVVIAYLADRIVRDCTLIDDDVDASGQGLIDSGRLFVRKKVQTPEVAVVGFENSDASSRKLVHQPGRTVMYLAMGALPLFGLGQFFLREDPATWDRAQKLLAFYLFASLSLLVTTSFLGLRRYLRQRKVEMPADVSVAWLAGGLALVALILFIAFMAPVPGELLASFELPKFLDSPGDTVASKSGSGEDAADKTSEGAATTSEDKNSADKEVEDITAGENAPPGDVGDGKRDDGPTGKQKGDKPSQSGDPESGEPKSRPSEQKSDQSKPEGSKPDDSKPPGNSPKSDSNSESQPNESDKPSSDKPNPDESNSKDDPKSKAEPPTDQSEQKNEEIESKQDSQPPKNKSNNSNPATGKPKSSGSPPPNPAESIANSLPALSDLLKFVIFISLAVIVGFFVWAHRHAISLWWSQLFERDAPANETTFDEFLAAETRVPPRSFSSFTNPIGRENDPRRVIVITFAAWEAWCREQGISRSREETPSEFLARTAKASGVTSAPTRRLVDAYNRIVYGRGNASQDDVAAASEVWGTMR; encoded by the coding sequence TTGTCGGCATCCGCCAAACCATTACCCGCCAAGACAACGTCAGACTACGCGGCGATCGCCGTTGCACCGATTCTGATCTTCGTGATGATCAGCAGCTTGGCAAATTTCTTGATGCTTGTGCTGTATCACGGCGGCCATCCGGGCCGCGTATCGTGGACGCTATTGATGTTCACCATGGGCGCCGTTGGTATCGCCCGAGTCGCGATCGAAAAAGATCGCATGTACTCCCTTGGCTATGCTGGCATCTTAGGCTTGGTTACGTTCGCATCGATGCTGAAGTTCGTGGACTCGCCAATTTTTTCAGCCGCCATCTTAGTCGTGATCGCTTACCTAGCGGATCGAATCGTTCGCGACTGCACGTTGATCGATGACGACGTCGACGCCAGCGGCCAAGGCTTGATCGATTCAGGACGACTGTTCGTTCGCAAGAAAGTCCAGACGCCAGAGGTCGCAGTCGTCGGCTTTGAGAACTCCGATGCATCAAGTCGCAAGCTGGTTCATCAGCCCGGGCGAACGGTGATGTACTTGGCGATGGGCGCCTTGCCCTTGTTTGGTTTGGGCCAATTTTTTCTTCGCGAAGATCCTGCGACGTGGGATCGCGCCCAAAAACTGTTGGCGTTCTATCTGTTCGCTAGCCTGTCACTGCTCGTAACGACCAGTTTTTTGGGACTTCGCCGCTACCTTCGTCAACGCAAAGTTGAAATGCCCGCTGACGTCTCAGTAGCCTGGTTGGCAGGCGGACTCGCGCTCGTCGCATTGATCCTGTTCATCGCATTCATGGCCCCCGTGCCGGGCGAACTGTTAGCGTCGTTCGAATTGCCCAAGTTCTTGGACTCGCCCGGCGACACCGTCGCCAGCAAGAGCGGGAGCGGTGAAGACGCCGCCGATAAGACGAGTGAAGGAGCTGCGACGACGTCCGAGGACAAGAATAGCGCCGACAAAGAAGTCGAAGACATCACCGCTGGCGAAAATGCACCACCCGGAGACGTTGGCGACGGCAAACGCGACGACGGACCGACCGGCAAGCAGAAAGGCGATAAACCGTCACAGTCTGGCGACCCCGAATCGGGCGAACCCAAGAGCCGCCCATCGGAACAAAAGTCCGATCAATCCAAGCCGGAGGGTTCGAAACCGGATGATTCAAAGCCACCGGGCAATTCACCGAAGTCGGATTCCAACAGCGAATCGCAACCGAACGAAAGCGACAAACCCAGCTCAGACAAACCCAACCCAGACGAGTCCAATTCAAAAGACGATCCGAAATCAAAAGCGGAACCGCCAACCGATCAGTCTGAGCAAAAAAACGAAGAAATTGAATCGAAACAGGATTCGCAACCACCCAAGAACAAATCCAACAACTCGAATCCAGCAACAGGCAAGCCAAAGTCGTCTGGATCGCCGCCGCCCAATCCAGCCGAATCGATCGCCAATTCTCTGCCCGCGCTTTCCGATCTGTTGAAGTTCGTCATATTCATCTCGCTGGCGGTGATCGTTGGCTTTTTCGTCTGGGCCCACCGACACGCCATCTCGCTTTGGTGGAGCCAACTTTTTGAACGAGACGCGCCCGCAAACGAAACCACGTTTGATGAATTTCTAGCTGCAGAAACCCGAGTGCCGCCGCGGTCGTTTTCGTCGTTCACCAATCCGATCGGCCGCGAAAACGATCCACGACGAGTTATCGTGATCACGTTTGCCGCTTGGGAAGCATGGTGCCGTGAACAGGGCATTAGCCGATCACGCGAAGAAACGCCCAGCGAGTTCTTAGCCCGAACGGCCAAAGCATCCGGCGTGACGTCCGCACCGACTCGCCGATTGGTCGACGCCTATAACCGAATCGTTTATGGCCGAGGAAATGCATCGCAAGACGATGTCGCAGCCGCCAGCGAAGTTTGGGGCACCATGCGATAG
- a CDS encoding sulfatase family protein yields the protein MSRFIFPVLFLASCLFSEANWNAVVADSAKPNIVFMIADDCTFRDLGCYGGQAHTPNIDALADQGMRFTRCFQSAPMCSPTRHNIYTGLFPVTSGAYPNHTFVENETRCVSQYMKELGYRVAHSGKSHVSPTAVFDWEEIPGSGNPEFDKVDMFIGDCAQAKQPFCLLLCSNEPHTPWNKGDASRYPPSDIKLPPYFVDTDQTRASMSKYLAEITYYDDQVGQAVGLIDKHGLADDTLLVVVSEQGSSFPFAKWTCYDNGLQSGMIARWPGHIEAGAVNPAMVEYIDLLPTFIEAAGGTPDESLQGQSLLAVLAGKQSHKQHVFGIMTTRGINSGSDHFGIRSVRSDKFKYIWNLTPNEQFKNACTESPEFKSWIVQAKAGDQDAAAKVRRYQYRPEVELYDVVSDPLELHNIAGDPQYDEIKENLKRKLDDWMDRCGDEGQATEMAALEHMKRGNKKREKKKN from the coding sequence ATGAGTCGCTTTATTTTTCCCGTTCTGTTCCTTGCGAGTTGCCTTTTCAGTGAGGCAAATTGGAATGCGGTTGTCGCAGATTCTGCGAAGCCGAACATCGTTTTCATGATCGCTGACGATTGCACTTTTCGAGATTTGGGGTGTTACGGCGGACAAGCTCACACACCCAATATCGATGCGTTAGCCGATCAAGGTATGCGGTTCACCCGGTGCTTTCAGTCCGCGCCGATGTGTTCGCCCACGCGTCACAATATCTACACGGGTCTGTTTCCAGTCACTAGCGGAGCCTATCCGAACCACACCTTTGTCGAAAATGAAACTCGGTGTGTGTCACAGTACATGAAAGAACTCGGGTACCGAGTTGCCCACAGCGGCAAGAGCCACGTCTCGCCGACCGCAGTGTTTGATTGGGAGGAGATTCCTGGTTCAGGCAATCCCGAATTCGATAAGGTCGACATGTTTATTGGCGACTGTGCACAGGCCAAGCAACCGTTCTGTTTGTTGCTGTGTTCAAACGAACCGCACACGCCTTGGAATAAAGGTGACGCCTCGCGATATCCGCCTAGCGATATCAAGTTGCCGCCGTACTTCGTCGACACCGACCAGACACGGGCGAGCATGTCGAAGTACTTGGCCGAGATCACCTATTACGACGATCAAGTTGGGCAAGCTGTTGGTTTGATCGACAAACACGGTCTGGCAGATGACACGCTGCTGGTCGTGGTAAGCGAACAGGGAAGCTCGTTCCCATTTGCGAAATGGACTTGTTATGACAATGGTTTGCAGTCGGGCATGATTGCTCGTTGGCCCGGTCACATCGAAGCCGGCGCGGTGAACCCGGCGATGGTCGAGTACATCGATTTGTTGCCGACCTTTATCGAAGCCGCGGGCGGAACGCCGGATGAGTCACTGCAAGGCCAAAGCTTGTTGGCCGTGCTTGCGGGCAAGCAGAGTCACAAACAGCACGTGTTCGGTATCATGACGACACGTGGGATCAACAGTGGGTCGGATCACTTTGGGATTCGGTCAGTCCGATCGGATAAGTTCAAATACATTTGGAATTTGACGCCGAACGAACAGTTTAAGAATGCCTGTACTGAATCGCCCGAGTTTAAAAGTTGGATCGTACAAGCCAAGGCAGGGGACCAGGATGCCGCGGCAAAAGTGCGACGGTATCAGTATCGGCCCGAGGTCGAACTTTATGATGTTGTGAGTGATCCACTGGAACTGCACAACATCGCCGGTGATCCTCAGTATGACGAGATCAAGGAAAACCTAAAACGCAAACTTGACGACTGGATGGACCGCTGCGGTGATGAAGGTCAAGCCACGGAAATGGCAGCCCTTGAACACATGAAACGAGGGAACAAGAAACGCGAGAAAAAGAAGAACTAA
- a CDS encoding DUF6690 family protein, which translates to MFSRIQTAALLAAAAGGPYVASETDWGRSAMGILGDTTNVSYHGGTTAPAYNGASHAHHEVETLRGSDASRYRLDEDLARKLGAIPVNPAAAPTLAGTRVNDLREVIRFDISPDWVIQRFSRVSTVLADLKLEGLRVPIVTGIRADDIAGTLTYYFDHQGKLQRCSFHGFTGDPNKLVQTMTANYGLAAEPALEAGVFTKRWNGIPVHFLRLTHAPVVYSNAVHQKYTVFMELNQPSLVYGISAEARRIVDADRHSGRW; encoded by the coding sequence ATGTTTTCACGAATCCAAACTGCCGCGCTGCTAGCCGCTGCTGCGGGCGGCCCCTACGTCGCTTCGGAAACGGATTGGGGACGCAGCGCGATGGGCATCCTAGGCGACACGACCAATGTCTCATATCACGGCGGAACCACCGCCCCGGCGTATAACGGTGCATCGCACGCTCACCACGAAGTCGAAACTTTGCGCGGGTCTGACGCCAGCCGTTATCGATTGGACGAAGACCTCGCCAGAAAACTTGGAGCGATCCCAGTCAATCCGGCCGCCGCACCGACGCTAGCGGGAACTCGCGTCAATGATCTACGTGAAGTAATACGGTTTGACATTTCACCGGACTGGGTCATCCAACGTTTCTCCCGCGTCAGCACAGTGCTAGCCGATCTGAAATTGGAAGGCCTGCGAGTCCCGATCGTCACTGGCATCCGGGCTGACGATATCGCCGGCACGTTGACCTACTACTTTGACCATCAAGGCAAGTTACAGCGTTGCTCCTTCCATGGCTTCACCGGCGATCCCAACAAGCTAGTTCAGACCATGACAGCAAACTATGGACTGGCCGCCGAGCCAGCGCTCGAGGCAGGCGTTTTCACCAAACGGTGGAACGGAATCCCCGTCCACTTCCTGCGATTGACGCACGCACCGGTCGTCTATTCCAACGCCGTCCATCAGAAATACACCGTCTTTATGGAACTGAATCAGCCCAGCTTGGTCTACGGCATCAGCGCCGAGGCCCGGCGAATCGTCGATGCCGACCGCCATAGCGGACGCTGGTAG